One region of Camelina sativa cultivar DH55 chromosome 6, Cs, whole genome shotgun sequence genomic DNA includes:
- the LOC104699207 gene encoding MATH domain and coiled-coil domain-containing protein At3g58280-like, with product MVRRNTESSESSDEEQRYSSSSEEWSESSEDGNEVVEVVEVNGFQILDSQVSQVKAIFEKHPDIASDFSIKNQQLKNAYMGVLLDLIMTLCQSSPKDLTMDNLEKADRTVLDLTKAGLKLQWLREKLDEAFLKKEKKRAIDVRIRELEEQVKKRKLNLSDLESDLKKQKAKALAAETPFDFRDVV from the exons ATGGTGAGGAGGAACACAGAGAGTAGTGAATCTAGCGATGAAGAACAGAGATACTCATCCTCATCTGAAGAATGGTCGGAGTCCTCAGAGGATGGTAATGAAGTTGTTGAAGTTGTTGAAGTCAATGGGTTTCAGATTCTTGATTCGCAG GTAAGCCAGGTGAAGGCAATATTTGAAAAACATCCAGACATTGCATCAGATTTCAGTATAAAAAACCAACAGCTCAAAAATGCGTACATGGGGGTTCTTCTCGACCTAATTATGACACTGTGCCAATCATCGCCTAAGGATCTCACAATGGACAATCTAGAGAAAGCTGATCGAACGGTTCTGGATCTAACAAAAGCTGGCTTGAAGTTGCAGTGGTTGCGTGAGAAACTGGACGAAGCTTtcttgaagaaggagaaaaaacgGGCCATTGATGTTCGGATCAGAGAACTTGAGGAACAAGTCAAGAAGAGAAAGCTGAACTTGTCGGATTTAGAATCTGATCTGAAGAAACAGAAAGCTAAGGCTTTGGCTGCTGAAACTCCGTTTGATTTCAGAGACGTTGTCTGA